The Meriones unguiculatus strain TT.TT164.6M chromosome 1, Bangor_MerUng_6.1, whole genome shotgun sequence genome has a segment encoding these proteins:
- the Tcf23 gene encoding transcription factor 23, giving the protein MSQETTETPEMPGAGYGQTKAKARLLLGTDRKRSRLNRTRQDLWDDTSWSHHRLSRATSAPRGTRARGTAHGRSEASPENAARERTRVKTLRQAFLALQAALPAVPPDTKLSKLDVLVLATSYIAHLTRTLGHELPGPAWPPFLRGLSYLHPLKKWPMRSRLYAGGLGCSGLDSPTASTTCPKSRNTEAGSQVSAADTFLAAPVSPALGNK; this is encoded by the exons ATGTCACAGGAGACCACAGAGACACCAGAAATGCCAGGAGCAGGGTATGGCCAGACTAAAGCCAAAGCGAGGTTACTTCTAGGCACTGACAGGAAGAGGAGTCGCCTCAACAGGACAAGGCAGGACCTATGGGacgacacaagctggagtcatcacaGATTGAGCAGAGCCACCTCTGCCCCTCGAGGGACCAGAGCTAGAGGAACAGCTCATGGCAGG AGCGAGGCCAGCCCCGAGAATGCCGCACGGGAGCGGACCCGGGTGAAGACACTGCGCCAGGCCTTTCTGGCCCTGCAGGCTGCTCTGCCTGCGGTACCGCCGGACACCAAGCTTTCCAAGCTGGACGTGCTAGTGCTAGCCACAAGCTACATAGCCCACCTCACCCGAACCCTCGGCCACGAGCTGCCCGGCCCTGCCTGGCCGCCCTTCCTACGTGGACTCAGCTACTTGCACCCTCTCAAG AAGTGGCCCATGCGATCTCGTCTTTATGCGGGAGGCTTGGGGTGCTCTGGCCTGGATTCCCCCACAGCCAGCACTACCTGCCCAAAATCCAGGAACACGGAGGCCGGGTCCCAGGTCTCTGCAGCAGATACTTTCCTCGCCGCTCCAGTCTCTCCAGCTCTTGGTAACAAATGA
- the Prr30 gene encoding proline-rich protein 30, which translates to MLPHNKDQVLLLNAAPSGCPPQVLSQFVGSPPPNLASLSPHKSLPPSHLPLSSPTQPCFPFSSLPHHHSPGPQVYSSDSNSDFVPLPFPSSLPSSPTFFHQNYTPNSTSPSNYPLCPSPPLTQSSSLSQLQNSSPQTCQSPSHLQDIDSSPVTSPSPSSPSRGIQNNGQAWQWPQCRNTRSPGGAGGCMASKVDPGKFKDPRFLAQVLVARVGHRRIARDLQLLFLQRLWTGTTGQAPVVEYPVCLVCLQPRTPSCPTPKYRTGPRLLAFPQLLPCAQSQESGPLRIGIGFGLRLPRGQAKALHLLPEKRQGGVGSQAETRRSQKPATQARAAQTTGTLFQAGSLRSADRQSTKPSQCSRPPPQAPRRATASSKPRPSPAPKGSVSPESILQKSPS; encoded by the coding sequence ATGTTGCCTCACAACAAGGACCAGGTGCTGCTACTGAACGCAGCGCCCTCCGGGTGTCCCCCTCAGGTCCTCTCACAATTTGTGGGCTCCCCTCCACCCAACTTAGCATCTCTTtctccccataagtccctccctccttcccacctaCCTCTGTCCTCTCCCACACAGCCCtgtttccccttctcttctctgcctcaCCATCACTCTCCTGGGCCTCAAGTCTACTCTTCAGACTCAAATTCTGACTttgttcccctccccttcccctcctctctcccaagTTCTCCCACTTTCTTTCACCAAAACTATACTCCGAACTCGACCTCTCCCTCCAACTACCCTCTgtgcccctctcctccccttacccaatcctcctctctttcccagcTACAGAATTCCTCTCCTCAGACTTGCCAGTCTCCTTCCCACCTCCAGGACATTGATAGCTCCCCGGTCAcctcccccagccccagctcACCTTCTCGAGGGATTCAGAATAACGGGCAAGCATGGCAGTGGCCTCAGTGCAGAAACACCAGGTCCCCTGGGGGTGCAGGGGGATGCATGGCAAGCAAGGTGGACCCTGGAAAATTCAAGGACCCAAGGTTCCTCGCGCAAGTCCTGGTGGCTCGTGTAGGGCACCGCAGAATTGCCCGAGACCTGCAGCTGCTGTTTCTGCAGCGCCTGTGGACAGGCACAACCGGCCAGGCACCAGTCGTGGAGTATCCCGTATGTCTGGTGTGCCTCCAGCCCCGCACCCCATCTTGCCCCACCCCCAAGTACAGGACTGGACCCCGGCTGCTTGCCTTCCCTCAACTACTGCCCTGTGCCCAGAGCCAGGAATCTGGGCCACTCCGAATAGGCATTGGCTTCGGCCTCCGCCTCCCTCGGGGCCAGGCCAAGGCTTTGCATCTGCTGCCAGAAAAAAGGCAGGGGGGAGTAGGGTCTCAGGCAGAGACCCGCCGGAGTCAAAAGCCTGCAACTCAGGCGCGAGCAGCTCAAACCACAGGTACGCTCTTCCAGGCCGGGAGCCTCAGGTCTGCAGATCGTCAATCAACAAAACCCAGCCAGTGCTCCAGGCCTCCACCTCAGGCACCAAGACGGGCTACTGCCTCCTCAAAGCCCAGGCCTTCTCCTGCCCCAAAGGGGTCTGTGTCTCCAGAGTCAATTCTCCAAAAATCGCCATCTTAA
- the Preb gene encoding prolactin regulatory element-binding protein isoform X2, producing MGRRRGVELYRAPFPLYALRVDPKTGLLIAAGGGGAARTGIKNGVHFLQLEQINGCLSASLLHSHDTETRATMNLALAGDILAAGQDARCQLLRFQVQQQKGSKAEKSGSKEQGPRQRKGAPPAEKKSGAEVRPEGVELRVKNLEAVQTDFSPEPLQKAVCFNHDNTLLATGGSDGHVRVWKVPSLEKVLEFKAHEGEIEDLALGPDGKLVTVGWDFKASVWHKDQLVTQLQWQEEGPTSPDTPYRYQACRCEDCRGGQEGTGDYCSHVGGLGRFQISLVVYDSSQCRYPTSAYVSPRPATSQPGTVPPSCRFGPGPVAMKSSPASVSGSVPVWLLLLLCVGLIIVTILLLQSAFPGFL from the exons ATGGGCCGGCGCCGGGGTGTGGAGCTGTACCGGGCCCCGTTCCCGTTGTACGCGCTTCGGGTGGACCCCAAGACTGGGCTGCTCATCGCTGCGGGCGGAGGAGGCGCTGCCAGGACCGGCATAAAGAATGGCGTG CACTTTCTACAGCTAGAGCAAATCAACGGGTGCTTGAGCGCCTCCCTGCTGCACTCTCATGACACAGAGACGCGGGCTACTATGAACTTGGCGCTGGCAGGTGACATTCTTGCTGCTGGACAGGACGCCCGATGTCAGCTCCTGCGTTTTCAGGTCCAACAACAGAAGGGCAGTAAAGCAGAGAAGTCGG GTTCCAAGGAGCAGGGACCTCGGCAGAGGAAGGGCGCACCTCCAGCTGAGAAGAAATCGGGAGCGGAAGTTCGCCCAGAAGGGGTTGAACTCAGAGTAAAGAATTTGGAGGCGGTACAGACAGACTTCAGCCCTGAGCCACTGCAGAAAGCTGTGTGCTTCAACCATGATAATACCCTGCTTGCCACTGGAGGGAGTGATGGCCATGTTCGTGTCTGGAAG GTACCTAGCCTGGAGAAAGTTCTGGAGTTCAAAGCCCATGAGGGAGAGATTGAAGATTTGGCTCTGGGCCCTGATGGCAAG TTAGTTACTGTGGGCTGGGATTTCAAGGCCTCCGTGTGGCACAAGGATCAACTAGTGACACAGCTACAATGGCAAGAGGAGGGACCCACCTCTCCTGACACACCATACCGCTACCAGGCCTGCAGGTGTGAAGATTGCAGAGG AGGGCAGGAGGGGACCGGCGATTACTGTAGCCATGTTGGAG GTTTGGGCAGGTTCCAGATCAGCCTGGTGGTCTACGACTCTTCACAGTGCAGATACCCCACAAGCGCCTACGTCAGCCCCCGCCCTGCTACCTCACAGCCTGGGACAGTTCCACCTTCTTGCCGCTTCGGACCAGGGCCTGTGGCCATGAAGTcatctcctgcctcagtgtcag